A single Equus asinus isolate D_3611 breed Donkey chromosome 21, EquAss-T2T_v2, whole genome shotgun sequence DNA region contains:
- the CCDC51 gene encoding mitochondrial potassium channel isoform X2 translates to MVARGLVREAREDLEVQQAKLKEVRDRLDRISREDNQYLELATLEHRMLQEEKRLRTDYLRAEDSEREKFSLFSAAVRESHEKERTRAERTKNWSLIGSVLGALIGVAGSTYVNRVRLQELKALLLEAQKGPVSLQEAIREQASSYSLQQRDLHDLMADLRGLVQAGPGQSSGSQAGTPPTQDRDTDVLSAALKEQLSHSRQVHSCLEGLQEQLDSLEKTFNRTARVVQLAKAAAHPGLMEPADEALHGSLLEQESMILVLSDMEQRLEAQVNRNTIYSTLVTCVTFVATLPVLYVLFRAS, encoded by the exons ATGGTGGCTCGAGGGCTTGTTCGAGAGGCTCGGGAAGACTTGGAAGTTCAGCAGGCCaagctgaaggaggtgagggaccGCTTGGACCGCATCTCCAGAGAGGATAACCAGTACCTGGAACTGGCTACTCTGGAGCACAGGATGCTGCAG GAGGAGAAGAGGCTTCGCACGGACTATCTGCGTGCCGAGGACTCTGAGCGAGAGAAGTTCTCCCTCTTCTCTGCGGCTGTGCGGGAAAGTCATGAGAAGGAACGCACTCGGGCCGAGAGGACCAAGAACTGGTCCCTCATCGGGTCAGTCCTGGGGGCCCTGATTGGTGTGGCTGGCTCCACCTATGTGAACCGTGTGCGGCTACAGGAGCTGAAGGCCTTGCTCCTGGAGGCACAGAAGGGGCCTGTGAGCCTCCAGGAGGCCATCCGAGAACAGGCATCCAGCTACTCCCTCCAGCAGAGGGACCTCCATGACCTCATGGCGGACTTAAGGGGCCTGGTGCAAGCTGGGCCAGGGCAGAGCTCTGGATCCCAGGCAGGTACTCCCCCCACACAAGACAGAGACACAGATGTTCTTTCAGCTGCCTTGAAAGAGCAGCTCAGCCATTCCAGGCAGGTCCATTCATGTCTAGAGGGTTTACAAGAGCAGCTTGATTCCCTGGAAAAGACTTTCAACCGGACAGCTAGGGTGGTTCAGCTTGCAAAGGCTGCAGCACACCCAGGCCTGATGGAGCCAGCAGACGAGGCTCTGCATGGCTCCTTGCTGGAGCAGGAGAGCATGATTTTGGTGCTGTCGGACATGGAGCAGAGGCTAGAAGCCCAGGTCAACAGGAACACTATCTATAGCACGCTGGTTACCTGCGTGACATTTGTGGCCACCCTACCTGTGCTCTACGTGCTGTTCAGGGCCAGCTAG
- the CCDC51 gene encoding mitochondrial potassium channel isoform X1: MTGHSPVFAMQHIVGVSPVLVRRSLLGKDLFMTRTLCSPGPSQPREKRPEEVALGLYHRLIVLGRALGHGIRQRASSTAKTWWDRYEQFVGLSEVREAQGNVTEAEKVFMVARGLVREAREDLEVQQAKLKEVRDRLDRISREDNQYLELATLEHRMLQEEKRLRTDYLRAEDSEREKFSLFSAAVRESHEKERTRAERTKNWSLIGSVLGALIGVAGSTYVNRVRLQELKALLLEAQKGPVSLQEAIREQASSYSLQQRDLHDLMADLRGLVQAGPGQSSGSQAGTPPTQDRDTDVLSAALKEQLSHSRQVHSCLEGLQEQLDSLEKTFNRTARVVQLAKAAAHPGLMEPADEALHGSLLEQESMILVLSDMEQRLEAQVNRNTIYSTLVTCVTFVATLPVLYVLFRAS, translated from the exons ATGACAGGGCACAGCCCTGTGTTTGCCATGCAGCACATCGTGGGTGTGTCCCCTGTATTGGTGCGGAGAAGCCTCCTTGGAAAGGACCTCTTTATGACCAGGACTCTCTGCAGCCCAGGCCCCAGCCAGCCCAGAGAGAAAAGACCTGAGGAGGTGGCCCTTGGGCTGTACCACCGCCTCATAGTGCTGGGAAGAGCCCTGGGACATGGCATTCGGCAACGAGCATCCTCCACAGCCAAGACTTGGTGGGACAGATATGAACAGTTTGTTGGACTCAGTGAAGTTCGAGAGGCCCAGGGAAACGTGACTGAG GCAGAGAAAGTGTTCATGGTGGCTCGAGGGCTTGTTCGAGAGGCTCGGGAAGACTTGGAAGTTCAGCAGGCCaagctgaaggaggtgagggaccGCTTGGACCGCATCTCCAGAGAGGATAACCAGTACCTGGAACTGGCTACTCTGGAGCACAGGATGCTGCAG GAGGAGAAGAGGCTTCGCACGGACTATCTGCGTGCCGAGGACTCTGAGCGAGAGAAGTTCTCCCTCTTCTCTGCGGCTGTGCGGGAAAGTCATGAGAAGGAACGCACTCGGGCCGAGAGGACCAAGAACTGGTCCCTCATCGGGTCAGTCCTGGGGGCCCTGATTGGTGTGGCTGGCTCCACCTATGTGAACCGTGTGCGGCTACAGGAGCTGAAGGCCTTGCTCCTGGAGGCACAGAAGGGGCCTGTGAGCCTCCAGGAGGCCATCCGAGAACAGGCATCCAGCTACTCCCTCCAGCAGAGGGACCTCCATGACCTCATGGCGGACTTAAGGGGCCTGGTGCAAGCTGGGCCAGGGCAGAGCTCTGGATCCCAGGCAGGTACTCCCCCCACACAAGACAGAGACACAGATGTTCTTTCAGCTGCCTTGAAAGAGCAGCTCAGCCATTCCAGGCAGGTCCATTCATGTCTAGAGGGTTTACAAGAGCAGCTTGATTCCCTGGAAAAGACTTTCAACCGGACAGCTAGGGTGGTTCAGCTTGCAAAGGCTGCAGCACACCCAGGCCTGATGGAGCCAGCAGACGAGGCTCTGCATGGCTCCTTGCTGGAGCAGGAGAGCATGATTTTGGTGCTGTCGGACATGGAGCAGAGGCTAGAAGCCCAGGTCAACAGGAACACTATCTATAGCACGCTGGTTACCTGCGTGACATTTGTGGCCACCCTACCTGTGCTCTACGTGCTGTTCAGGGCCAGCTAG